The following is a genomic window from Mesorhizobium shangrilense.
GCGCCGCCTCGTGCGCGACTACGAGCAGCGCATCGACGTCTCTCAAGCCATGATCCTCGTCGCCATGGGCGGCAATCTCGTCCGAAGAAATGCTCATCCGTGAATTTCAAAACGGACTCTTAGGGGGCGCTGATTGCTCCTGTTCGCCAAGGGCCGGAAGTGGCGTGATCGACCAACTAATTAAGTCGACGGCATGCTGAAGTATCGCCTTGGTCTGAGCTGGACTGGCTGAAGCGGCGATGACACATCCGATCGAGTCTAGCCAATCGCCTTTCCTGACGATCGGTGTCTTGGGTTCAACATGCAATCTGACCTCGGCGACACCTGGTACAGCAGCCGCCCGACTGTCGCCATCGATCCAATCGAGGATGCCATCGCGATCAGGAACCAGGAGCCGCATGGCCGCAGTTTGCGAATGCCTTCTGCGCAAATCCCATTCCTCGCCGATGACAAGCTTGATGTGCTCGGTGACGAGATCGATACCGCAAGCCAGCTGGACCAGGTCAGGATCCCCGCCCGAAAGACGTGGATTGACTTCGATGACGACTGGGCCACGCTTCGTCCACCGGAGTTCGATGTTCGTTGGCCCCCAGGCAAGGCCGAGAGCTCGCAAACAGCTCAGCGAAACATCAACGATACGTTTATGCTCGTCATCAGTCAGCGGGGCCGGATGGGTGTACTCACGAAAGACGAAATGCGGTGGGGGGCCGAACTCAGCGGCACCAATCGCAATGACTTCATTTCCCATTATGTTAGCGCCGTAGTACGGGCCTTGTGCGAATTCTTCGACCAGTATCCTCGGCGAAGACCGCCATATGTGCTTCCCGTCCAACAGATAGGTCGTATGTTCGGTTAACTCATCGATGTTGCGGCACAATCGGACACCGCTGCTGCCGGTACCCACGGCTGGCTTGAGAACCACCGGCAGGCCGATCTCTGCGGCGGAGCCTTCTACGTCTGTCGCATTCGCTGCCAAGCGATAAGCAGGTATTGGAACGCCGGCCTCGGCGAGGAGCTGACGTTGAATGAATTTGTCGCAGCATCGTTCGATGGATGCGGGGTTCGGTCCCGGCAGATTGAAATGCCTGCAGAGCTTGCCAACTGTCGCATAGAACGGCTCCCAGGCACTTGTAATGCCAACGATGTCATAGCTCGCCTGCAGCTGGGAACATTCGCGGATCAGCGCATCGAGATCGTTTATATCGACACGGATTGCCTCAAGCCTTTCCGCCGCAAGATAGTCGTACTGAGCTGGATCGGCCGACAGGGTAACTGGTGTAAGGTCAAGACGCTGGGCCGCTTGGACGAATCGCGAACCAATACCCCTTGTACTGCCTTCGAGCAGGATGAGCGCTCTTCTTG
Proteins encoded in this region:
- a CDS encoding ATP-grasp domain-containing protein; translation: MARRALILLEGSTRGIGSRFVQAAQRLDLTPVTLSADPAQYDYLAAERLEAIRVDINDLDALIRECSQLQASYDIVGITSAWEPFYATVGKLCRHFNLPGPNPASIERCCDKFIQRQLLAEAGVPIPAYRLAANATDVEGSAAEIGLPVVLKPAVGTGSSGVRLCRNIDELTEHTTYLLDGKHIWRSSPRILVEEFAQGPYYGANIMGNEVIAIGAAEFGPPPHFVFREYTHPAPLTDDEHKRIVDVSLSCLRALGLAWGPTNIELRWTKRGPVVIEVNPRLSGGDPDLVQLACGIDLVTEHIKLVIGEEWDLRRRHSQTAAMRLLVPDRDGILDWIDGDSRAAAVPGVAEVRLHVEPKTPIVRKGDWLDSIGCVIAASASPAQTKAILQHAVDLISWSITPLPALGEQEQSAPPKSPF